A stretch of Gouania willdenowi chromosome 21, fGouWil2.1, whole genome shotgun sequence DNA encodes these proteins:
- the col4a2 gene encoding collagen alpha-2(IV) chain isoform X2 yields the protein MQTDPTLPFSTTLLTFLSKERCYSVFFGDFARIFLKVWELQVSVLNVSSPGRGASLLFYLIIARKTGVTVASHAVIVRLHVGVGLHFKVHMSGTMPGQQSRLMLLLLLCVTIIATGVSAGGKKHSGPCGGRDCSGGCQCYPEKGARGAPGPLGPQGPKGPTGRPGDPGIQGPKGHKGDRGQGGAMGPKGSVGMTGVPGFSGSDGIPGHPGHAGPRGRPGADGCNGTQGEPGISGEPGYNGAPGYSGQPGRKGEKGDSLEVSVYMERFKGDPGRPGPNGIFGPKGNPGWQGVRGPEGPKGPPGPPGLRGPKGTMATVIKGDRGDQGDTGLPGPPGNTTRSHIGPINEHLRGPTGEKGGKGEKGEKGDVADNKGETGVTGYPGPRGDVGADGRPGPRGDFGEIGTKGKEGLKGERGEAGELISSGSSPWSSFAGPLGPRGEQGPQGERGPVGDQGLPGPPGRTASETQQQVWEFFGPFGFKGDRGEKGGQGEPGLPAINAGPPGTDGRPGDRGSPGANITWAEYYKGATGGRGRPGSAGRKGLKGEHGYCNCTSVNSLPGSLGPAGDRGDPGMIGEFGWKGDSGDPGPQGLDGLPGRPGLDGFPGPKGRKGDTSVPRTKGYPGDPGNPGNDGEPGIPGVVGRNGSPGVPGRRGLPGGGVSGKQGDKGYPGRPGRPGAPGHRGEPGPDTFGIKGQNGLPGDDGLAGYPGVQGTPGAPGPCDAVPGPPGLPGPPGLSGRPGLPGPEGLKGASGFPGVKGEKGETGDQGTGGAPGPPGFAGPRGDLGFPGSKGSVGNPGLSGAPGQYGVKGEKGVHGEIFGASPGPPGDPGYSGLQGDKGQIGEQGNPGYPGMSGMPGMIGFRGQEGPSGLQGEEGRPGSAGKYGLPGDPGRAGSPGPRGGTGRPGFPGERGTEGEPGLPGPFGLKGSPGDYGSNGPIGETGLPGDPGWQGAGGRPGLPGIKGIKGSSGMGGFEGMRGTKGVQGFNGPKGEVGVQGEVGPKGIIGQGGLKGDRGQPGLPGEKPYVPAQLIVDMKGTKGELGNFGNRGFIGQRGLKGFPGVPGFEGFHGHPGDPSHAKGYQGDPGLQGLPGIKGMPGLTGNKGIMGFEGMPGKTGDKGSPGAYGALGEQGRKGTKGVKGNRIDLPGSPGLRGEIGLPGVPGKQGFIGATGDRGTPGFDGIDGKIGVPGDPGTAGSPGLDGQNGVPGSPGLKGFPGPPGNDGLPGFPGFSGGKGYPGLKGLYGLNGLKGQKGIQGVPGVDTTGPSGEPGMKGEKGDSGDPNNQPGAPGTAGLKGFQGPVGDYGQPGPRGFHGPVGPDATQDRPGPNGDPGFPGQTGFQGFPGPRGFPGRDALRGEKGIPGPIGFPGFPGSKGIKGDQGPGGYRGANGVSGKKGVKGEQGLMGFHGSPGAKGERGPSGPKGGTGLPGFPGEPGSPGPYPIPITIPAERGLTGPQGIQGPSGYIGPTGPHGPPGDPGFMGPVGQKGMPGISGTPGTPGFRGELGQEGHRGLQGMEGRRGNTGIPGLAGMPGRSVSVGYLLVKHSQSEQTPMCPVGMSKLWDGYSLLYLEGQEKAHNQDLGLAGSCLPRFSTMPFLYCNPGDLCYYAGRNDKSYWLSTTAPLPMMPVEEGEIKPYISRCSVCEAPSVAIAIHSQDITIPQCLPGWRSLWIGYSFLMHTAAGNEGGGQSLSSPGSCLEDFRTAPFIECNGARGTCHYFANKNSFWLTSVDQSFHTEPAAETLKAGQLLSRISRCQVCMKNL from the exons GGTGCCCCAGGGCCTCTTGGTCCACAGGGCCCTAAGGGTCCTACTGGGAGACCAGGTGATCCAGGCATCCAGGGACCAAAGGGGCACAAAGGTGACCGAGGTCAAGGTGGCGCCATGGGTCCAAAAGGAAGTGTG GGAATGACTGGTGTACCTGGGTTCTCTGGAAGTGATGGCATTCCG GGCCACCCTGGACATGCAGGACCCAGAGGGAGACCAGGTGCAGACGGCTGCAACGGGACCCAAGGAGAACCTGGAATATCAGGAGAACCTGGTTATAATGGAGCGCCTGGTTACTCC GGACAACCGGGCAGGAAGGGAGAGAAAGGAGATTCACTGGAGGTCAGCGTGTACATGGAGAGATTTAAG GGAGATCCAGGCAGACCAGGACCCAATGGAATATTT GGCCCGAAAGGAAACCCAGGATGGCAAGGTGTCCGAGGCCCAGAAGGACCAAAG GGACCTCCGGGGCCTCCAGGTCTTCGAGGACCTAAG ggCACGATGGCCACGGTGATTAAGGGAGACAGAGGAGACCAA GGAGACACCGGACTTCCAGGGCCTCCAGGAAACACCACTCGTTCACACATCGGACCCATCAATGAACACCTACGG GGACCTACTGGAGAAAAGGGTGGTAAAGGAGAAAAGGGAGAAAAAGGAGATGTA GCTGACAACAAAGGAGAAACTGGAGTAACTGGGTATCCTGGTCCACGG GGTGATGTGGGTGCAGATGGCCGTCCTGGACCGAGG GGCGATTTTGGTGAAATAGGAACCAAAGGCAAAGAAGGGCTAAAG GGAGAGCGAGGTGAAGCTGGAGAACTGATTTCATCTGGGTCCTCGCCCTGGTCTTCATTTG CTGGTCCCCTGGGGCCCCGTGGGGAGCAGGGTCCACAGGGAGAGAGGGGTCCAGTTGGAGACCAAGGCTTACCAGGACCTCCGGGACGTACTGCCTCTGAGACGCAACAACAAG TGTGGGAGTTCTTTGGGCCATTTGGTTTTAAGGGAGACAGAGGAGAAAAGGGGGGACAGGGGGAACCCGGACTGCCTGCTATCAATGCCGGACCTCCAGGAACGGACGGGCGTCCCGGAGACAGAGGCTCTCCAGGAGCTAATATAACAT GGGCAGAGTACTACAAAGGAGCTACCGGAGGAAGAGGAAGGCCTGGCAGTGCAGGCAGGAAAGGACTAAAAG GGGAGCACGGATATTGTAATTGCACCTCCGTCAATTCATTACCTGGTTCATTGGGCCCTGCCGGTGATCGAGGTGATCCTGGAATGATCGGAGAATTTGGTTGGAAGGGTGATTCAGGAGACCCAGGTCCACAAGGATTGGACGGCCTCcct GGACGTCCTGGGCTGGACGGTTTTCCAGGTCCCAAAGGTCGAAAAGGAGACACAAGTGTTCCCAGAACAAAAG GATATCCTGGTGACCCAGGAAATCCAGGAAATGATGGTGAGCCTGGAATACCAGGAGTTGTAGGACGTAATGGATCACCTGGTGTACCTGGCCGCAGGGGTCTTCCA GGAGGAGGGGTTAGTGGGAAACAGGGAGACAAAGGCTACCCAGGTCGTCCTGGTCGACCCGGGGCACCCGGACACAGAGGAGAACCAGGTCCAGACACTTTTGGCATCAAAGGTCAAAATGGTTTACCTGGTGATGACGGCCTTGCTGGTTATCCTGGTGTACAAGGAACCCCTGGAGCTCCAG GTCCTTGTGATGCTGTCCCTGGTCCTCCAGGGCTCCCTGGTCCTCCAGGACTCAGTGGACGACCAGGTCTTCCAG gGCCTGAAGGCCTGAAAGGTGCTTCAGGTTTCCCTGGagtaaaaggagaaaaaggagagACAGGAGATCAAGGCACAGGCGGTGCACCCGGACCACCAG GTTTTGCAGGGCCTCGTGGGGATTTAGGTTTTCCTGGAAGCAAAGGTTCAGTAGGAAACCCTGGTTTGTCTGGCGCACCCGGTCAATACGGGGTAAAGGGTGAGAAGGGTGTTCACGGAGAAATCTTCGGGGCATCACCTGGACCGCCTGGCGATCCAGGGTATTCTGGGCTTCAAGGCGATAAAGGCCAAATTGGCGAACAAGGCAACCCAGGCTATCCTG GAATGAGTGGAATGCCAGGTATGATTGGCTTTAGGGGACAAGAGGGCCCTTCAGGGCTGCAGGGGGAGGAAGGAAGGCCTGGGTCAGCGGGCAAGTACGGCCTGCCTGGGGATCCTGGGAGAGCAGGTTCTCCCGGACCACGTGGGGGAACAGGGCGGCCAG GTTTCCCAGGAGAGAGGGGAACAGAAGGAGAACCAGGTCTTCCAGGACCATTTGGATTAAAAGGAAGCCCAGGTGACTATGGCAGTAATGGTCCCATTGGAGAGACCGGACTACCTGGTGACCCCGGATGGCAAGGAGCAGGTGGACGTCCAGGACTCCCTGGAATAAAAG gaATTAAAGGCTCATCTGGGATGGGAGGTTTCGAGGGCATGCGGGGAACTAAAGGTGTGCAGGGTTTCAATGGCCCCAAAGGAGAGGTTGGAGTGCAAGGAGAAGTTGGTCCAAAAGGAATTATCGGCCAAGGTGGACTAAAAG gTGACCGTGGTCAACCAGGTCTACCCGGAGAAAAACCTTACGTCCCCGCTCAGCTTATTGTTGATATGAAAGGAACCAAAGGAGAGCTCGGAAATTTTGGAAACCGGGGCTTTATTGGGCAAAGAG GTTTAAAAGGTTTCCCCGGTGTTCCAGGTTTTGAAGGATTTCATGGTCATCCTGGAGATCCCAGCCATGCCAAAGGTTATCAGGGAGATCCAGGTCTACAGGGACTGCCAGGGATCAAAGGAATGCCAGGACTAACTGGAAATAAAGGAATCATGGGTTTTGAAGGGATGCCTGGCAAGACG GGTGATAAAGGAAGTCCTGGTGCCTATGGAGCTTTAGGAGAACAAGGGCGGAAAGGAACCAAAG GTGTCAAAGGCAATCGCATAGATCTTCCGGGATCTCCTGGCTTAAGAGGAGAGATCGGACTTCCAGGAGTGCCAG GAAAGCAAGGATTTATTGGAGCAACAGGTGACAGAGGAACACCTGGTTTCGATGGTATTGATGGAAAAATAGGAGTGCCAGGTGATCCAGGAACAGCAGGATCCCCAG GCTTAGATGGGCAAAATGGTGTTCCTGGTAGTCCAGGGTTAAAGGGCTTTCCAGGACCTCCTGGAAATGACGGTCTCCCAGGATTTCCTGGTTTCTCAGGAGGGAAAG GATACCCTGGACTTAAGGGTCTTTATGGgttaaatggactaaaaggaCAAAAAGGCATCCAAGGAGTACCAG GTGTGGACACCACAGGTCCATCTGGCGAGCCAGGAATGAAAGGAGAGAAAGGAGACAGTGGCGACCCCAACAACCAACCGGGCGCTCCTGGCACGGCGGGTTTGAAAGGCTTCCAAGGACCTGTTG GTGACTATGGTCAACCTGGACCTCGGGGTTTTCATGGTCCTGTAGGGCCTGATGCAACCCAAGACAGACCTGGGCCAAATGGTGACCCTGGCTTTCCTGGACAAACTGGATTCCAAG GATTCCCTGGACCAAGAGGATTTCCTGGTAGAGATGctttgagaggagaaaaaggcatACCAGGACCAATTGGGTTTCCTGGATTCCCCGGTAGCAAAGGGATCAAAGGGGATCAAGGTCCAGGTGGATACAGGGGGGCTAATGGTGTTTCAGGAAAGAAAG GAGTGAAAGGAGAGCAGGGTTTGATGGGATTTCATGGTAGTCCTGGTGCAAAGGGAGAAAGAGGACCTTCCGGTCCCAAAGGAGGCACTGGACTCCCAG GCTTTCCTGGAGAGCCTGGCAGCCCGGGTCCTTATCCAATTCCCATCACAATCCCAGCAGAGAGAGGGCTTACTGGTCCACAAGGTATTCAAGGACCAAGTGGGTACATTgggccaacaggaccacatggACCTCCTGGAGATCCAG GGTTTATGGGACCCGTCGGACAGAAGGGAATGCCAGGGATTAGTGGCACACCTGGAACACCTGGATTCCGTGGAGAGCTTGGACAAGAGGGCCATCGTGGTCTACAAGGCATGGAAG GTCGCCGTGGCAACACAGGTATCCCCGGGTTAGCGGGTATGCCTGGTCGCAGTGTCAGTGTTGGCTACCTGCTGGTGAAACACAGTCAGTCAGAGCAGACGCCCATGTGCCCGGTGGGTATGTCCAAACTGTGGGACGGGTACAGCCTGCTTTATCTTGAGGGACAAGAAAAGGCCCACAATCAAGATCTCG GATTGGCCGGCTCCTGCCTCCCCCGGTTCAGCACCATGCCCTTCTTGTACTGCAACCCTGGGGACCTTTGTTACTACGCCGGCAGGAATGATAAATCCTATTGGTTGTCAACCACCGCTCCTCTGCCTATGATGCCTGTGGAGGAAGGAGAGATCAAACCGTACATCAGCCGCTGCTCGGTGTGCGAAGCCCCATCGGTCGCTATCGCGATCCACAGCCAGGACATCACCATCCCACAGTGTCTCCCAGGCTGGCGCAGCTTGTGGATTGGCTACTCCTTCCTCATG CACACAGCAGCAGGAAATGAAGGTGGAGGTCAGTCCCTGTCATCGCCCGGTTCCTGCCTGGAGGACTTCCGCACCGCGCCGTTCATCGAGTGTAACGGAGCCAGAGGCACATGCCACTACTTTGCCAACAAGAACAGCTTCTGGCTCACCTCCGTAGATCAGTCGTTCCACACCGAGCCGGCGGCAGAGACGCTGAAAGCGGGACAGCTCCTGTCACGGATCAGCCGCTGCCAAGTCTGCATGAAGAACTTGTGA
- the col4a2 gene encoding collagen alpha-2(IV) chain isoform X1 has product MQTDPTLPFSTTLLTFLSKERCYSVFFGDFARIFLKVWELQVSVLNVSSPGRGASLLFYLIIARKTGVTVASHAVIVRLHVGVGLHFKVHMSGTMPGQQSRLMLLLLLCVTIIATGVSAGGKKHSGPCGGRDCSGGCQCYPEKGARGAPGPLGPQGPKGPTGRPGDPGIQGPKGHKGDRGQGGAMGPKGSVGMTGVPGFSGSDGIPGHPGHAGPRGRPGADGCNGTQGEPGISGEPGYNGAPGYSGQPGRKGEKGDSLEVSVYMERFKGDPGRPGPNGIFGPKGNPGWQGVRGPEGPKGPPGPPGLRGPKGTMATVIKGDRGDQGDTGLPGPPGNTTRSHIGPINEHLRGPTGEKGGKGEKGEKGDVADNKGETGVTGYPGPRGDVGADGRPGPRGDFGEIGTKGKEGLKGERGEAGELISSGSSPWSSFAGPLGPRGEQGPQGERGPVGDQGLPGPPGRTASETQQQVWEFFGPFGFKGDRGEKGGQGEPGLPAINAGPPGTDGRPGDRGSPGANITWAEYYKGATGGRGRPGSAGRKGLKGEHGYCNCTSVNSLPGSLGPAGDRGDPGMIGEFGWKGDSGDPGPQGLDGLPGRPGLDGFPGPKGRKGDTSVPRTKGYPGDPGNPGNDGEPGIPGVVGRNGSPGVPGRRGLPGGGVSGKQGDKGYPGRPGRPGAPGHRGEPGPDTFGIKGQNGLPGDDGLAGYPGVQGTPGAPGGCALRGDGGQVDVTGPCDAVPGPPGLPGPPGLSGRPGLPGPEGLKGASGFPGVKGEKGETGDQGTGGAPGPPGFAGPRGDLGFPGSKGSVGNPGLSGAPGQYGVKGEKGVHGEIFGASPGPPGDPGYSGLQGDKGQIGEQGNPGYPGMSGMPGMIGFRGQEGPSGLQGEEGRPGSAGKYGLPGDPGRAGSPGPRGGTGRPGFPGERGTEGEPGLPGPFGLKGSPGDYGSNGPIGETGLPGDPGWQGAGGRPGLPGIKGIKGSSGMGGFEGMRGTKGVQGFNGPKGEVGVQGEVGPKGIIGQGGLKGDRGQPGLPGEKPYVPAQLIVDMKGTKGELGNFGNRGFIGQRGLKGFPGVPGFEGFHGHPGDPSHAKGYQGDPGLQGLPGIKGMPGLTGNKGIMGFEGMPGKTGDKGSPGAYGALGEQGRKGTKGVKGNRIDLPGSPGLRGEIGLPGVPGKQGFIGATGDRGTPGFDGIDGKIGVPGDPGTAGSPGLDGQNGVPGSPGLKGFPGPPGNDGLPGFPGFSGGKGYPGLKGLYGLNGLKGQKGIQGVPGVDTTGPSGEPGMKGEKGDSGDPNNQPGAPGTAGLKGFQGPVGDYGQPGPRGFHGPVGPDATQDRPGPNGDPGFPGQTGFQGFPGPRGFPGRDALRGEKGIPGPIGFPGFPGSKGIKGDQGPGGYRGANGVSGKKGVKGEQGLMGFHGSPGAKGERGPSGPKGGTGLPGFPGEPGSPGPYPIPITIPAERGLTGPQGIQGPSGYIGPTGPHGPPGDPGFMGPVGQKGMPGISGTPGTPGFRGELGQEGHRGLQGMEGRRGNTGIPGLAGMPGRSVSVGYLLVKHSQSEQTPMCPVGMSKLWDGYSLLYLEGQEKAHNQDLGLAGSCLPRFSTMPFLYCNPGDLCYYAGRNDKSYWLSTTAPLPMMPVEEGEIKPYISRCSVCEAPSVAIAIHSQDITIPQCLPGWRSLWIGYSFLMHTAAGNEGGGQSLSSPGSCLEDFRTAPFIECNGARGTCHYFANKNSFWLTSVDQSFHTEPAAETLKAGQLLSRISRCQVCMKNL; this is encoded by the exons GGTGCCCCAGGGCCTCTTGGTCCACAGGGCCCTAAGGGTCCTACTGGGAGACCAGGTGATCCAGGCATCCAGGGACCAAAGGGGCACAAAGGTGACCGAGGTCAAGGTGGCGCCATGGGTCCAAAAGGAAGTGTG GGAATGACTGGTGTACCTGGGTTCTCTGGAAGTGATGGCATTCCG GGCCACCCTGGACATGCAGGACCCAGAGGGAGACCAGGTGCAGACGGCTGCAACGGGACCCAAGGAGAACCTGGAATATCAGGAGAACCTGGTTATAATGGAGCGCCTGGTTACTCC GGACAACCGGGCAGGAAGGGAGAGAAAGGAGATTCACTGGAGGTCAGCGTGTACATGGAGAGATTTAAG GGAGATCCAGGCAGACCAGGACCCAATGGAATATTT GGCCCGAAAGGAAACCCAGGATGGCAAGGTGTCCGAGGCCCAGAAGGACCAAAG GGACCTCCGGGGCCTCCAGGTCTTCGAGGACCTAAG ggCACGATGGCCACGGTGATTAAGGGAGACAGAGGAGACCAA GGAGACACCGGACTTCCAGGGCCTCCAGGAAACACCACTCGTTCACACATCGGACCCATCAATGAACACCTACGG GGACCTACTGGAGAAAAGGGTGGTAAAGGAGAAAAGGGAGAAAAAGGAGATGTA GCTGACAACAAAGGAGAAACTGGAGTAACTGGGTATCCTGGTCCACGG GGTGATGTGGGTGCAGATGGCCGTCCTGGACCGAGG GGCGATTTTGGTGAAATAGGAACCAAAGGCAAAGAAGGGCTAAAG GGAGAGCGAGGTGAAGCTGGAGAACTGATTTCATCTGGGTCCTCGCCCTGGTCTTCATTTG CTGGTCCCCTGGGGCCCCGTGGGGAGCAGGGTCCACAGGGAGAGAGGGGTCCAGTTGGAGACCAAGGCTTACCAGGACCTCCGGGACGTACTGCCTCTGAGACGCAACAACAAG TGTGGGAGTTCTTTGGGCCATTTGGTTTTAAGGGAGACAGAGGAGAAAAGGGGGGACAGGGGGAACCCGGACTGCCTGCTATCAATGCCGGACCTCCAGGAACGGACGGGCGTCCCGGAGACAGAGGCTCTCCAGGAGCTAATATAACAT GGGCAGAGTACTACAAAGGAGCTACCGGAGGAAGAGGAAGGCCTGGCAGTGCAGGCAGGAAAGGACTAAAAG GGGAGCACGGATATTGTAATTGCACCTCCGTCAATTCATTACCTGGTTCATTGGGCCCTGCCGGTGATCGAGGTGATCCTGGAATGATCGGAGAATTTGGTTGGAAGGGTGATTCAGGAGACCCAGGTCCACAAGGATTGGACGGCCTCcct GGACGTCCTGGGCTGGACGGTTTTCCAGGTCCCAAAGGTCGAAAAGGAGACACAAGTGTTCCCAGAACAAAAG GATATCCTGGTGACCCAGGAAATCCAGGAAATGATGGTGAGCCTGGAATACCAGGAGTTGTAGGACGTAATGGATCACCTGGTGTACCTGGCCGCAGGGGTCTTCCA GGAGGAGGGGTTAGTGGGAAACAGGGAGACAAAGGCTACCCAGGTCGTCCTGGTCGACCCGGGGCACCCGGACACAGAGGAGAACCAGGTCCAGACACTTTTGGCATCAAAGGTCAAAATGGTTTACCTGGTGATGACGGCCTTGCTGGTTATCCTGGTGTACAAGGAACCCCTGGAGCTCCAG GCGGCTGTGCTCTAAGAGGAGATGGAGGACAGGTGGATGTAACAG GTCCTTGTGATGCTGTCCCTGGTCCTCCAGGGCTCCCTGGTCCTCCAGGACTCAGTGGACGACCAGGTCTTCCAG gGCCTGAAGGCCTGAAAGGTGCTTCAGGTTTCCCTGGagtaaaaggagaaaaaggagagACAGGAGATCAAGGCACAGGCGGTGCACCCGGACCACCAG GTTTTGCAGGGCCTCGTGGGGATTTAGGTTTTCCTGGAAGCAAAGGTTCAGTAGGAAACCCTGGTTTGTCTGGCGCACCCGGTCAATACGGGGTAAAGGGTGAGAAGGGTGTTCACGGAGAAATCTTCGGGGCATCACCTGGACCGCCTGGCGATCCAGGGTATTCTGGGCTTCAAGGCGATAAAGGCCAAATTGGCGAACAAGGCAACCCAGGCTATCCTG GAATGAGTGGAATGCCAGGTATGATTGGCTTTAGGGGACAAGAGGGCCCTTCAGGGCTGCAGGGGGAGGAAGGAAGGCCTGGGTCAGCGGGCAAGTACGGCCTGCCTGGGGATCCTGGGAGAGCAGGTTCTCCCGGACCACGTGGGGGAACAGGGCGGCCAG GTTTCCCAGGAGAGAGGGGAACAGAAGGAGAACCAGGTCTTCCAGGACCATTTGGATTAAAAGGAAGCCCAGGTGACTATGGCAGTAATGGTCCCATTGGAGAGACCGGACTACCTGGTGACCCCGGATGGCAAGGAGCAGGTGGACGTCCAGGACTCCCTGGAATAAAAG gaATTAAAGGCTCATCTGGGATGGGAGGTTTCGAGGGCATGCGGGGAACTAAAGGTGTGCAGGGTTTCAATGGCCCCAAAGGAGAGGTTGGAGTGCAAGGAGAAGTTGGTCCAAAAGGAATTATCGGCCAAGGTGGACTAAAAG gTGACCGTGGTCAACCAGGTCTACCCGGAGAAAAACCTTACGTCCCCGCTCAGCTTATTGTTGATATGAAAGGAACCAAAGGAGAGCTCGGAAATTTTGGAAACCGGGGCTTTATTGGGCAAAGAG GTTTAAAAGGTTTCCCCGGTGTTCCAGGTTTTGAAGGATTTCATGGTCATCCTGGAGATCCCAGCCATGCCAAAGGTTATCAGGGAGATCCAGGTCTACAGGGACTGCCAGGGATCAAAGGAATGCCAGGACTAACTGGAAATAAAGGAATCATGGGTTTTGAAGGGATGCCTGGCAAGACG GGTGATAAAGGAAGTCCTGGTGCCTATGGAGCTTTAGGAGAACAAGGGCGGAAAGGAACCAAAG GTGTCAAAGGCAATCGCATAGATCTTCCGGGATCTCCTGGCTTAAGAGGAGAGATCGGACTTCCAGGAGTGCCAG GAAAGCAAGGATTTATTGGAGCAACAGGTGACAGAGGAACACCTGGTTTCGATGGTATTGATGGAAAAATAGGAGTGCCAGGTGATCCAGGAACAGCAGGATCCCCAG GCTTAGATGGGCAAAATGGTGTTCCTGGTAGTCCAGGGTTAAAGGGCTTTCCAGGACCTCCTGGAAATGACGGTCTCCCAGGATTTCCTGGTTTCTCAGGAGGGAAAG GATACCCTGGACTTAAGGGTCTTTATGGgttaaatggactaaaaggaCAAAAAGGCATCCAAGGAGTACCAG GTGTGGACACCACAGGTCCATCTGGCGAGCCAGGAATGAAAGGAGAGAAAGGAGACAGTGGCGACCCCAACAACCAACCGGGCGCTCCTGGCACGGCGGGTTTGAAAGGCTTCCAAGGACCTGTTG GTGACTATGGTCAACCTGGACCTCGGGGTTTTCATGGTCCTGTAGGGCCTGATGCAACCCAAGACAGACCTGGGCCAAATGGTGACCCTGGCTTTCCTGGACAAACTGGATTCCAAG GATTCCCTGGACCAAGAGGATTTCCTGGTAGAGATGctttgagaggagaaaaaggcatACCAGGACCAATTGGGTTTCCTGGATTCCCCGGTAGCAAAGGGATCAAAGGGGATCAAGGTCCAGGTGGATACAGGGGGGCTAATGGTGTTTCAGGAAAGAAAG GAGTGAAAGGAGAGCAGGGTTTGATGGGATTTCATGGTAGTCCTGGTGCAAAGGGAGAAAGAGGACCTTCCGGTCCCAAAGGAGGCACTGGACTCCCAG GCTTTCCTGGAGAGCCTGGCAGCCCGGGTCCTTATCCAATTCCCATCACAATCCCAGCAGAGAGAGGGCTTACTGGTCCACAAGGTATTCAAGGACCAAGTGGGTACATTgggccaacaggaccacatggACCTCCTGGAGATCCAG GGTTTATGGGACCCGTCGGACAGAAGGGAATGCCAGGGATTAGTGGCACACCTGGAACACCTGGATTCCGTGGAGAGCTTGGACAAGAGGGCCATCGTGGTCTACAAGGCATGGAAG GTCGCCGTGGCAACACAGGTATCCCCGGGTTAGCGGGTATGCCTGGTCGCAGTGTCAGTGTTGGCTACCTGCTGGTGAAACACAGTCAGTCAGAGCAGACGCCCATGTGCCCGGTGGGTATGTCCAAACTGTGGGACGGGTACAGCCTGCTTTATCTTGAGGGACAAGAAAAGGCCCACAATCAAGATCTCG GATTGGCCGGCTCCTGCCTCCCCCGGTTCAGCACCATGCCCTTCTTGTACTGCAACCCTGGGGACCTTTGTTACTACGCCGGCAGGAATGATAAATCCTATTGGTTGTCAACCACCGCTCCTCTGCCTATGATGCCTGTGGAGGAAGGAGAGATCAAACCGTACATCAGCCGCTGCTCGGTGTGCGAAGCCCCATCGGTCGCTATCGCGATCCACAGCCAGGACATCACCATCCCACAGTGTCTCCCAGGCTGGCGCAGCTTGTGGATTGGCTACTCCTTCCTCATG CACACAGCAGCAGGAAATGAAGGTGGAGGTCAGTCCCTGTCATCGCCCGGTTCCTGCCTGGAGGACTTCCGCACCGCGCCGTTCATCGAGTGTAACGGAGCCAGAGGCACATGCCACTACTTTGCCAACAAGAACAGCTTCTGGCTCACCTCCGTAGATCAGTCGTTCCACACCGAGCCGGCGGCAGAGACGCTGAAAGCGGGACAGCTCCTGTCACGGATCAGCCGCTGCCAAGTCTGCATGAAGAACTTGTGA